A part of Bacillus thuringiensis genomic DNA contains:
- a CDS encoding glycosyltransferase: MKKKKILITSFDLAIGGVERSLIGLLNTIDYSRYDVDLMLLKHEGEFFTLLPKEPNLLQELQKYTTFRKSIKQIVKEGHISIGITRLIGKVMGTVHGRYVKSEEPGYFVIQYGWRMSLPFLPKLEEEYDVAISFLWPHYFIGNKVRAKRKIGWIHTDYSNIQLNKVMEYKMWKEIDDIVAVSESCRDTFLSNVPYINKKVEVIENIISPEFICEQSNQDVNHEIPVGLERIKLVTVGRLSYAKGIDDAIYAFRKLLDQGYDIEWYIVGYGPQETELEKMIDKLELQGRFFLLGKKTNPYPYIKACDIYVQPSRYEGKAVTVREAQILNKPVLITNFPTAKSQLENGVDGYICPMGVDGIVEGIKKLVDDVEFRTEIVNNVSQRNYGNEREVEKIYRLIE, translated from the coding sequence ATGAAAAAGAAAAAAATATTGATTACATCTTTTGATTTGGCAATTGGTGGGGTAGAAAGAAGTTTGATTGGTTTACTAAATACAATTGATTACAGTAGATATGATGTAGATTTAATGTTATTAAAACATGAAGGAGAGTTTTTCACTTTACTACCGAAAGAACCAAATTTATTACAGGAGTTACAAAAATACACTACTTTTAGAAAATCAATTAAACAGATAGTAAAAGAGGGGCATATCTCTATTGGGATAACAAGGTTGATAGGGAAAGTTATGGGTACTGTGCATGGCAGATATGTGAAAAGTGAAGAACCAGGGTACTTTGTCATTCAATATGGATGGAGAATGTCTCTTCCATTTCTTCCGAAATTGGAAGAAGAGTATGATGTTGCGATTAGTTTTTTGTGGCCACATTATTTCATAGGTAATAAAGTTCGGGCAAAAAGAAAAATTGGATGGATTCATACTGATTATTCGAATATACAGCTGAATAAAGTTATGGAATATAAAATGTGGAAAGAAATAGATGATATTGTGGCTGTCTCTGAAAGTTGTAGAGATACATTTCTTAGTAACGTTCCTTATATTAATAAAAAAGTAGAGGTTATTGAAAATATAATATCTCCCGAGTTTATATGTGAGCAATCTAATCAAGATGTTAATCATGAAATACCAGTTGGCCTTGAACGGATCAAACTTGTTACTGTTGGTAGACTTTCATATGCTAAGGGAATCGATGATGCTATATATGCCTTTCGGAAATTATTGGATCAAGGGTACGATATTGAGTGGTACATTGTTGGATATGGACCTCAAGAGACTGAACTTGAAAAAATGATAGATAAACTAGAGCTTCAAGGTAGATTCTTTCTACTAGGCAAGAAGACTAATCCATATCCGTACATAAAGGCATGTGATATATATGTACAACCATCCAGATATGAAGGGAAGGCTGTGACAGTACGTGAGGCACAGATCCTTAATAAACCAGTACTTATAACTAATTTTCCAACTGCAAAAAGCCAGTTAGAGAATGGTGTAGATGGATATATTTGTCCAATGGGTGTAGACGGGATCGTAGAGGGAATAAAAAAGCTGGTTGATGATGTCGAATTCAGAACTGAAATTGTGAATAATGTTAGTCAACGAAATTATGGTAATGAAAGAGAAGTGGAAAAGATATATAGATTAATTGAGTGA
- a CDS encoding glycosyltransferase family 1 protein has product MVKTEKNKRVLHIVSAMNRGGAETLLMSIYRKIDKQKLQFDFVSHGSGKCDYEDEIAALGGSVYRIPSLGKVGPLVYIKELIKIMSNGQYVAVHAHTDYQGGFVAVAAKMAGINRRICHSHSNNWPQGFGVAARVTLKVLQSIIKYAGTDYCACSIEAARFLFGERMLNDNRVQLIKNGLDINQFIDVDIGDIDGVRKELCIPDAAKLIGHIGRFSESKNHIFILQVLKEILKRDTNFIAILAGDGPLKASIELKAKELGIYENIRFLGVRTDVPIIMNVLDVFIFPSLFEGFGIVTLEAQCAGVPCVVADTIPKNTDMGLGIMSFVGLDEKIEIWSTEIYKALLKERPEKGVIINNISKLGFDINNNILDWLTLYGIEDKEVIR; this is encoded by the coding sequence ATGGTTAAGACTGAAAAAAACAAAAGAGTCTTGCACATTGTCAGTGCTATGAATCGGGGTGGTGCCGAAACTTTATTGATGAGCATATACAGAAAAATAGATAAACAGAAACTCCAATTTGATTTTGTATCCCATGGAAGCGGGAAGTGTGATTATGAAGATGAAATAGCAGCGTTAGGTGGGAGTGTATATAGAATACCGAGTCTAGGAAAAGTAGGGCCTCTGGTATATATTAAAGAACTTATAAAGATAATGTCTAATGGTCAATATGTGGCTGTACATGCACATACGGATTATCAAGGTGGTTTTGTAGCTGTGGCTGCAAAGATGGCTGGTATAAATAGGAGAATTTGTCATTCTCATAGTAATAATTGGCCGCAAGGATTTGGAGTCGCAGCAAGAGTTACCTTAAAAGTTCTGCAATCTATTATTAAATATGCTGGAACAGATTATTGTGCGTGTAGTATTGAAGCGGCCCGTTTTTTATTTGGTGAAAGGATGCTTAACGATAATAGGGTGCAGTTGATTAAAAACGGACTAGATATTAATCAATTTATTGATGTGGATATAGGGGATATTGACGGTGTAAGAAAAGAACTTTGTATACCGGATGCTGCGAAATTAATTGGGCATATAGGTCGTTTTTCAGAATCGAAAAATCATATTTTTATCCTACAAGTATTAAAGGAGATTTTAAAGAGGGATACGAATTTTATCGCTATTTTAGCAGGGGATGGTCCGTTAAAAGCTTCTATTGAATTGAAAGCAAAAGAACTAGGTATTTATGAAAATATTAGATTTTTAGGAGTGAGAACGGACGTTCCGATAATTATGAATGTTTTAGATGTTTTTATCTTTCCTTCTTTATTCGAGGGGTTTGGTATTGTGACATTGGAAGCACAGTGTGCAGGCGTACCTTGTGTTGTGGCGGATACAATACCTAAAAATACTGATATGGGGTTAGGTATAATGTCGTTTGTTGGCTTAGATGAAAAAATTGAAATATGGTCTACAGAAATTTATAAAGCGCTACTAAAAGAAAGACCTGAAAAGGGAGTTATAATTAATAACATTTCAAAATTAGGTTTTGATATTAATAATAATATTCTTGATTGGTTAACTTTATACGGAATAGAGGATAAGGAAGTTATAAGGTAA
- a CDS encoding EpsG family protein, translated as MTILWMNFFIVFVLAFFARYFAMPVTSEIVVLKPNRLLILMATISLVVVSGFRNNIGDTYFYMHAFKVSDFNWGNVQDSQNIGFSTLQMILKMYTNDPQVLILITALITNILIVAVLYKYSRMIELSLYVYIASGMYLVSMNGVRQYLTAAIIFAATKYILDGNWKKYFLIVLFASTFHQSALVLIPIYFVIRRKAWSAITFILLFFAVLIVIGFNQFAEVLFAAIGDTQYGHYKDFQEGGANILRVAVEATPLILAFIGRQKLRELFPKSDYIVNMALLGLVFMIISTQNWIFARFSIYFGLYQLILISWVVKLFTDKDQKLIYYAVLVCYFIYFVYEHVITLGIIYKSNLLG; from the coding sequence ATGACTATACTTTGGATGAATTTCTTTATAGTGTTCGTACTAGCGTTTTTTGCACGGTATTTTGCTATGCCAGTAACTTCAGAAATCGTAGTGTTAAAGCCGAATCGATTATTGATTTTAATGGCGACCATTTCTCTTGTAGTAGTATCTGGTTTTAGAAATAATATTGGGGACACGTATTTTTATATGCACGCTTTTAAAGTTTCTGATTTTAATTGGGGGAATGTTCAGGATAGCCAGAATATCGGATTTAGTACTTTGCAAATGATTTTAAAAATGTATACGAATGATCCTCAAGTTCTAATTTTAATAACAGCGTTAATAACAAATATATTAATAGTAGCGGTTTTATATAAATATTCAAGAATGATTGAGTTAAGTTTATATGTATATATAGCATCGGGTATGTACTTAGTTTCAATGAATGGGGTGAGACAGTATTTAACAGCAGCTATTATTTTTGCAGCCACAAAATATATTTTAGATGGGAATTGGAAAAAATATTTTTTAATAGTTTTGTTTGCATCTACTTTTCATCAAAGCGCGCTTGTGTTGATTCCGATTTATTTTGTAATTCGAAGAAAAGCTTGGTCGGCCATAACATTTATACTTCTCTTTTTTGCAGTGCTTATTGTAATCGGGTTTAATCAATTTGCAGAAGTGCTCTTTGCAGCGATAGGGGATACACAATATGGTCACTATAAGGATTTTCAAGAAGGCGGAGCTAATATTCTTCGAGTTGCTGTGGAAGCAACTCCGCTTATCCTTGCTTTCATTGGGAGGCAGAAACTCAGAGAACTTTTTCCAAAGAGTGATTATATCGTAAACATGGCATTATTAGGTTTAGTCTTTATGATTATTTCAACTCAAAATTGGATTTTTGCAAGGTTTTCGATTTATTTTGGATTATATCAATTAATATTAATTTCCTGGGTTGTAAAGTTATTTACTGATAAAGATCAAAAGCTTATTTATTATGCAGTTTTAGTATGTTATTTTATTTATTTTGTATATGAACATGTAATTACTTTGGGGATTATCTATAAGAGCAATTTGCTTGGATAA
- a CDS encoding glycosyltransferase family 2 protein yields the protein MKKLTIFTPTYNRAYCLQGCYESLKQQTCKDFIWLIIDDGSDDYTKELVQSWISEDCISIRYYWQENQGMHGAHNAAYEMIDTELNVCIDSDDSMPSDAVEKIISFWDENGNDQVSGIIALDLYKDGTVIGSKLPLNLKRSTLFNLYNKHGVTGDKKLVYRTELTRKYPYPVFKNEKYVGLAYKYYMLDQKYEMLLMNEALCYVEYMPDGSSMNMLSQYRKNPKGFAFYRKELMKLPFANRLFKYRQAVHYVSSSFIAKNKKFIKESPCKVLTLCAVPFGIILYSYITLKTRMKVNI from the coding sequence TTGAAAAAGCTAACGATTTTTACCCCTACATATAATAGAGCATATTGTCTTCAGGGGTGTTATGAAAGTTTGAAGCAGCAAACATGTAAAGATTTTATATGGTTAATTATAGATGATGGGTCTGATGATTATACAAAGGAGTTAGTGCAATCTTGGATTTCTGAAGATTGCATAAGCATAAGGTATTACTGGCAAGAGAATCAAGGGATGCATGGTGCTCATAATGCAGCTTACGAGATGATTGATACAGAACTTAATGTATGCATTGATTCAGATGACTCAATGCCTAGTGACGCCGTAGAGAAAATTATTTCATTTTGGGATGAAAATGGAAATGACCAAGTAAGTGGAATTATTGCTCTTGATTTATATAAAGATGGGACAGTAATTGGTTCAAAACTACCATTGAATCTTAAACGTTCTACACTTTTTAATCTTTACAATAAGCATGGTGTAACTGGTGATAAGAAATTAGTATATCGTACAGAACTAACTAGGAAGTATCCTTATCCGGTTTTTAAAAATGAAAAGTATGTAGGTTTGGCATATAAATACTATATGCTGGATCAGAAATATGAGATGTTACTCATGAACGAAGCACTTTGTTATGTTGAATATATGCCTGATGGTTCTTCGATGAATATGTTAAGTCAGTATCGTAAAAATCCAAAAGGTTTTGCTTTTTATCGTAAGGAACTGATGAAGCTACCATTTGCAAATAGGCTATTTAAATATAGACAAGCTGTACATTATGTCTCAAGTAGCTTTATAGCGAAAAATAAAAAATTTATAAAAGAGTCACCATGCAAAGTGCTTACCCTTTGTGCAGTGCCATTTGGAATTATTCTATATAGTTACATTACATTAAAAACAAGAATGAAAGTAAATATATAG
- a CDS encoding glycosyltransferase family 1 protein, translating into MGTPLRVLHVVVNMNRGGAETLIMNLYRNIDRSKVQFDFLTCKEGVFDEEVVTLGGKVHRIPYVTDVGHRGYIKALDTFFNAHPQYKIVHSHMDKMSGFVLRSAKKARVPVRIAHSHSTSSEGGAIAKIYKSYAGAFITSCATHFLACSVAAAQWLFANRESATKILKNGIECDEFTFNPDIREQVRKELKLHDDVFVIGHVGRFAHPKNHTFLIDIFAQLIEYRPNSILLLVGDGPLRLEMEKKVEKLNLTEKVKFLGIRSDINRLLQAFDTFVFPSIYEGLPVTLIEAQGAGLPCIISDTITQDVDLGLNLVEQCSLLDVRKWVEGLRSIANKQVSRSVEQNVLAEKGYDIKNITGFTQKFYVAVSR; encoded by the coding sequence TTGGGTACTCCATTAAGAGTATTACATGTAGTCGTAAATATGAATAGGGGCGGAGCCGAAACTTTAATTATGAATTTGTATCGTAATATAGACCGCTCAAAAGTACAATTTGATTTTTTAACTTGTAAAGAGGGGGTATTTGATGAAGAGGTAGTAACATTAGGCGGAAAAGTTCATCGAATTCCATACGTTACAGATGTTGGTCATAGAGGCTATATAAAAGCGCTAGATACTTTCTTTAACGCTCATCCACAATATAAAATCGTTCATTCACATATGGATAAAATGAGCGGTTTTGTACTTCGTTCAGCTAAAAAAGCGAGGGTGCCAGTTAGGATTGCTCATAGTCATAGTACAAGTAGTGAGGGTGGGGCTATAGCAAAAATATATAAATCGTATGCAGGAGCATTTATTACGTCGTGTGCTACACATTTTTTAGCTTGTTCAGTAGCTGCAGCGCAATGGTTGTTTGCTAATAGAGAAAGTGCAACAAAAATATTAAAAAATGGAATTGAATGTGATGAATTTACATTTAATCCAGACATTAGAGAGCAGGTAAGAAAAGAACTGAAACTTCATGATGATGTCTTTGTGATTGGACATGTGGGAAGATTTGCACATCCAAAAAATCATACTTTTTTAATTGATATTTTTGCTCAATTAATAGAATACAGGCCGAACTCTATTCTTCTATTAGTTGGAGATGGGCCGCTTCGATTAGAAATGGAGAAAAAAGTAGAGAAACTGAATTTAACAGAAAAAGTTAAATTTTTAGGAATACGCAGTGATATTAATCGCTTATTACAAGCATTTGATACATTTGTATTTCCGTCTATTTATGAAGGTTTACCAGTCACTCTCATTGAAGCACAAGGGGCGGGTTTGCCATGTATTATATCAGACACTATTACACAAGATGTGGATTTAGGATTGAATTTAGTTGAACAGTGTTCTTTGTTAGATGTAAGAAAATGGGTAGAGGGATTGCGAAGTATAGCGAATAAGCAAGTATCACGAAGTGTGGAACAAAATGTATTAGCTGAAAAAGGATACGATATAAAAAATATTACAGGGTTTACACAAAAATTTTATGTAGCAGTATCGAGGTGA
- a CDS encoding glycosyltransferase family 4 protein — MVSKKVLFCATVDYHFKAFHLPYLKWFADQGWEVHVAANGNIHLPYVTEKYNIPIQRSPLSIQNLHAYNKLKSIIHQNKYNIIHCHTPMGGAIARLAARKARREGTKVIYTAHGFHFCKGASFINWLLYYPIERSLAINTDCLITINQEDYNLAVKHRFQAKDIKLVHGVGVDIERFTPVTETEKQALKLKFNYNPQDFLMFYAAEFNKNKNQSFLIHVLAKLKNEIPHAKLLLAGEGPLMEECKKIADQLGVSNMVHFLGYRSDIDSLLQMSDIAVASSHREGLPVNIMEAMACGIPVIATSNRGHRELIINNKNGWTIERDDIQTMAERINSISKNTKLQAQFGQYGRTIVVNEYSVNKVLKEKKEIYTSYMDEMEDLNWVLH; from the coding sequence ATGGTGTCTAAAAAAGTTCTGTTTTGTGCAACTGTGGATTATCATTTTAAAGCTTTTCATTTACCGTATTTGAAATGGTTTGCAGACCAAGGTTGGGAAGTACACGTTGCAGCAAATGGGAATATACACCTTCCGTATGTAACTGAAAAATATAATATTCCTATTCAAAGATCACCTCTTAGCATACAAAACCTTCATGCATATAACAAACTCAAATCAATTATTCATCAAAATAAATATAATATCATTCATTGTCATACGCCTATGGGAGGTGCAATTGCTCGTCTAGCTGCCCGGAAAGCACGGAGGGAAGGGACGAAGGTCATATATACGGCGCATGGATTTCACTTTTGTAAAGGAGCATCATTCATAAATTGGCTTCTATATTATCCAATTGAAAGAAGTTTAGCAATCAATACAGATTGTCTCATAACAATTAACCAAGAAGATTACAATTTAGCAGTTAAACATCGTTTTCAAGCGAAAGATATTAAACTCGTTCATGGTGTAGGGGTAGATATAGAAAGATTTACCCCAGTAACTGAAACGGAAAAACAAGCATTAAAGCTAAAATTTAACTATAATCCACAAGATTTTTTAATGTTTTATGCTGCTGAATTTAATAAGAATAAAAACCAAAGTTTTTTAATTCATGTATTAGCAAAATTGAAAAATGAAATTCCGCATGCGAAGCTTTTACTTGCTGGTGAAGGGCCGTTAATGGAAGAGTGCAAAAAAATAGCGGATCAACTAGGCGTGAGTAATATGGTTCATTTTCTAGGTTATAGAAGTGATATTGATTCTTTACTACAAATGTCTGACATTGCAGTCGCATCCAGTCATCGGGAGGGCTTGCCAGTTAATATTATGGAGGCTATGGCCTGTGGGATTCCAGTTATCGCTACAAGTAACCGAGGGCATAGGGAGTTAATTATTAATAATAAAAATGGTTGGACTATAGAACGCGATGACATACAGACGATGGCTGAAAGAATCAATTCTATTTCTAAAAATACTAAATTACAAGCGCAGTTTGGACAGTATGGACGTACTATAGTCGTGAATGAATATTCAGTTAATAAAGTATTGAAAGAGAAAAAAGAAATTTATACAAGTTATATGGATGAAATGGAGGATTTAAATTGGGTACTCCATTAA
- a CDS encoding polysaccharide biosynthesis protein has product MTYRRRISLLLLMDSLIVLTAIFFSYFFVNASFSVITLSSVISSITLLVSHHLFAFIYKLYKKALEYASIGELLIICKVVTFSILTTAAVQQLVMGKMYFRLLVVTWMIHILLIGGSRFIWRMYRDIYYVKKGDKKRTLIVGAGSAGTMVARQLLKNSATELMPVAFIDDNVKKHNLDIWGIPVIGGMNQIDYVIKKLNIEMIILAIPSLNKKDRNIILKDCLKTNVKTQILPMLEDLVTGKVSVNEFRDVQVEDLLGRDPVELDVDIISDYITDKVILVTGAGGSIGSEICRQVAKFKPKKLILLGHGENSIYSIEMELNEKYNDKKGVFIPEIADIQDEKKMHLIMNKHLPHVVYHAAAHKHVPLMENNPEEAVKNNLIGTMNIAEAARTHGVGTFVMISSDKAVNPTSVMGATKKLAEMVIQHKDKISHTKFVTVRFGNVLGSRGSVIPLFKKQIQKGGPVTVTHPDMVRYFMTIPEASRLVVQAGALAKGGEIFVLDMGEPVKIVDLAKNLIRLSGNSVDEIGIEFTGIRPGEKLFEELLKADEMNEKQVHPRIYVGKEMNVRIEEIEKLISEYTELDGFELRKRLLHLVNQRKTLKLLIPVSG; this is encoded by the coding sequence ATGACGTATCGCCGGAGGATATCGTTATTGCTTTTAATGGATTCACTGATAGTATTAACTGCTATTTTTTTTAGTTATTTTTTTGTAAATGCTAGCTTCAGTGTTATCACTTTATCATCAGTTATTAGCTCTATCACTTTATTAGTTAGTCATCATTTGTTTGCTTTTATTTATAAGTTGTATAAAAAGGCTTTGGAATATGCAAGTATAGGAGAATTGCTAATTATATGCAAGGTTGTTACATTTTCTATACTTACTACAGCGGCTGTGCAGCAACTAGTCATGGGGAAAATGTATTTTCGATTGTTAGTTGTTACTTGGATGATTCATATTTTATTAATAGGTGGTTCGCGCTTTATTTGGAGAATGTACAGAGATATTTATTATGTAAAAAAAGGAGATAAGAAAAGAACGTTAATTGTTGGTGCTGGATCCGCTGGGACAATGGTTGCGAGACAGTTGTTGAAGAATAGTGCTACGGAATTAATGCCAGTCGCGTTTATTGATGATAATGTCAAAAAGCATAATCTTGATATTTGGGGGATTCCGGTAATTGGTGGTATGAACCAAATTGATTACGTTATTAAAAAACTGAATATTGAAATGATAATTTTAGCAATTCCTTCGTTAAATAAAAAAGATAGAAATATTATTTTAAAAGATTGTTTAAAAACAAATGTGAAAACGCAAATTCTTCCAATGTTAGAAGACTTAGTAACAGGTAAAGTTTCAGTGAATGAATTCAGAGATGTTCAAGTAGAAGATTTATTAGGGCGAGACCCTGTAGAGTTAGATGTGGATATCATTTCAGATTATATAACGGATAAAGTCATTTTAGTTACTGGTGCAGGTGGATCAATAGGCTCAGAAATTTGTAGACAAGTTGCGAAATTCAAGCCGAAAAAATTGATTTTATTAGGTCACGGAGAAAACAGTATATATTCAATAGAAATGGAATTAAATGAAAAATATAATGATAAAAAAGGCGTGTTTATTCCAGAAATCGCAGATATTCAAGATGAAAAGAAGATGCATTTAATAATGAATAAACACCTTCCTCATGTTGTATATCATGCTGCTGCACATAAACATGTACCATTGATGGAAAACAATCCTGAAGAGGCAGTTAAAAATAATTTGATTGGGACTATGAATATAGCAGAGGCGGCAAGAACACATGGAGTAGGAACGTTTGTTATGATTTCGTCTGATAAAGCAGTGAACCCAACGAGTGTTATGGGGGCGACAAAGAAATTAGCGGAGATGGTAATACAACATAAAGATAAAATAAGTCATACAAAGTTTGTTACTGTAAGGTTTGGAAATGTCTTAGGAAGTAGGGGGAGTGTTATCCCGTTATTTAAGAAGCAGATTCAAAAAGGGGGGCCAGTTACAGTGACTCATCCAGATATGGTTCGTTATTTTATGACTATTCCGGAGGCATCTAGACTTGTAGTACAAGCTGGTGCGTTAGCTAAAGGTGGAGAAATTTTTGTGCTGGATATGGGAGAACCAGTAAAAATAGTGGATCTTGCTAAAAACCTCATTCGATTATCAGGAAACTCTGTGGATGAAATAGGAATAGAATTTACGGGGATACGGCCAGGAGAGAAACTTTTTGAAGAATTACTAAAAGCAGATGAAATGAATGAGAAGCAAGTCCACCCAAGAATTTATGTAGGGAAAGAAATGAATGTTCGTATAGAAGAAATAGAAAAATTAATTTCTGAATATACAGAATTAGATGGGTTTGAACTAAGAAAGCGATTGTTACATTTAGTGAATCAGCGTAAAACTTTAAAACTACTAATACCAGTATCAGGTTAA
- a CDS encoding CpsD/CapB family tyrosine-protein kinase: protein MAYKNRRKTNKVKGESMIAYTAPRSKISEQYRSLRTNIQLSSSIHKSRTIVITSPRYGEGKSTITVNLAVSIAQKGEKVLVIDANLRTPTIHEMFGVENTIGLTDILNGKTNLVDAVKKTKMESLDVLTSGPVPFNPSEVLSSEAMDMLIQKAMERYDIILFDSSPVLEVTDTSVLADKCEGVLLVIRYNRTVNEDALETKRALSFTKSRILGAILNGKV from the coding sequence GTGGCATACAAAAATAGACGGAAAACAAATAAAGTTAAAGGAGAAAGTATGATTGCGTATACCGCCCCAAGATCGAAAATTTCAGAGCAGTATCGTTCGCTGCGAACAAACATTCAATTATCTTCGTCGATTCATAAAAGTAGAACGATAGTGATTACTTCTCCAAGGTACGGTGAAGGAAAATCAACAATTACAGTTAATTTAGCAGTCTCAATAGCGCAAAAAGGCGAAAAAGTATTGGTAATAGATGCGAATTTACGAACACCAACGATTCATGAAATGTTTGGAGTAGAAAATACAATTGGATTAACTGACATATTGAATGGAAAAACAAATTTGGTGGATGCTGTAAAAAAAACAAAGATGGAAAGTCTGGATGTATTAACTAGTGGTCCAGTGCCATTCAATCCGTCAGAAGTACTTAGTTCAGAGGCAATGGATATGTTGATCCAAAAGGCGATGGAACGGTATGACATCATATTATTTGACTCTTCCCCTGTATTAGAAGTAACAGATACGAGTGTATTAGCTGATAAGTGTGAAGGCGTACTTTTGGTGATCCGGTATAATCGCACTGTGAATGAAGATGCACTTGAAACGAAAAGGGCATTAAGTTTTACGAAAAGTAGAATATTGGGTGCGATTTTGAATGGGAAAGTATAA
- a CDS encoding YveK family protein, with translation MNKEINLKNLFNVIWKRVWILLLFTTLTTVGGALYSMYMKTPLYASSARVIVQANAETMNTLKAMVNEPVILEKVAAELNINRSAGALSGQISTESVQGSQIMRINVVDMDPVLAHKIANTTATVYKQEVANILNFNNVSILPEDLVQKNSMPININHFKTILIAFTLGMVLSIGFIFLLDSLDERIKSERRIEQLLDIPVLGGISKMNKKNMKDKFSGKNTVLLGEGTEWHTKIDGKQIKLKEKV, from the coding sequence ATGAATAAGGAAATAAATTTAAAAAATCTATTTAATGTAATATGGAAAAGAGTATGGATACTACTATTGTTTACGACTCTCACAACAGTAGGAGGAGCACTGTATAGTATGTATATGAAAACGCCTTTGTATGCTTCCTCAGCGAGAGTAATTGTTCAAGCTAACGCTGAAACGATGAATACATTGAAAGCGATGGTAAATGAGCCTGTAATATTAGAAAAAGTAGCTGCTGAATTGAATATAAACAGATCAGCAGGTGCATTAAGTGGACAAATAAGTACGGAAAGTGTACAAGGCTCTCAGATTATGAGGATAAATGTAGTGGATATGGATCCTGTGCTTGCACATAAAATTGCAAATACGACAGCGACTGTTTATAAGCAAGAAGTAGCAAATATACTGAATTTTAATAATGTGAGTATATTACCAGAGGATCTAGTTCAAAAAAATTCTATGCCTATAAATATAAATCACTTTAAGACGATACTAATCGCATTCACGTTAGGTATGGTGCTCAGTATCGGTTTTATTTTTTTATTGGATTCATTGGATGAGAGAATTAAATCAGAACGACGAATTGAACAATTGTTAGATATCCCTGTTTTGGGTGGAATTTCTAAAATGAATAAGAAGAATATGAAAGATAAATTTAGTGGGAAAAATACAGTGTTATTGGGGGAGGGAACGGAGTGGCATACAAAAATAGACGGAAAACAAATAAAGTTAAAGGAGAAAGTATGA